One genomic region from Streptomyces sp. Li-HN-5-11 encodes:
- the malQ gene encoding 4-alpha-glucanotransferase encodes MTAPRPAEPPGDELTRLAELHGVATSYSPSPGLVVAASAAAVVAALAALDVDASTPEAVRAALTTRERHLAEQLLPPTVVRWSDDSVPAALAALPDGTRLRVETEQGEARSSTDDLPPGLHRLTATAPDGRTVQAHLVVAPPRLPTPSGRSYGLLVQLYSLLSHRSWGMGDLGDLAELSAWAGRTLGAGFVQVNPLHAAVPGPPADPSPYRPSSRRFPDPVHLRVEDIPEFAYVEDRERVRTLLERAARLRAAVLGEGALIDRDAVWELKRAALEEVHGVPLGPGRRAAYAAFLAEQGQALEDHATWYALAEVHGADWSRWPEGLRDPRSAETARARAELTDRVDFHRRLAWLTDSQLTAAQRTAREAGMPIGVVHDLAVGVHPGGADAWAQQDHLAAGMSVGAPPDAFNARGQDWGLPPWRPDRLAASGYAPFRRLLRALFRYAGALRIDHVMGLFRLWWVPQGRPPTEGTYVRYDAEAMLAILVLEASRAGSVVIGEDLGTVEPGVRETLDRRGVLGTSVLWFERDWDGDGRPLPPERWRADCLATATTHDLPPTAARLTGEHVELRHRLGLLTRPLSEERAEAAADTSEWLALLTELSLLHGTGDAPGASTEEDRIQAVHRFLLRTPARMIGLWLPDTVGDRRPQNLPGTWDQYPNWRLPVADAEGRPVALEELAASPRLHALTQVLRDGLSTGA; translated from the coding sequence ATGACGGCACCCCGGCCGGCCGAACCCCCCGGTGACGAGCTGACCAGGCTCGCCGAGCTGCATGGCGTCGCCACCTCCTACAGCCCTTCCCCGGGCCTCGTGGTCGCCGCCTCCGCCGCCGCGGTCGTCGCCGCCCTGGCCGCGCTCGACGTCGACGCGAGCACCCCCGAGGCCGTCCGCGCCGCCCTCACCACCCGCGAACGGCACCTTGCGGAACAACTCCTTCCGCCGACCGTGGTCCGCTGGAGCGACGACAGCGTCCCCGCCGCCCTCGCCGCGCTGCCGGACGGCACCCGGCTGCGCGTCGAGACCGAGCAGGGCGAGGCCCGCTCCTCCACGGACGACCTCCCGCCCGGCCTGCACCGGCTCACCGCCACCGCCCCGGACGGCCGTACCGTTCAGGCGCACCTGGTCGTCGCCCCGCCCCGGCTGCCCACGCCGTCCGGACGCTCGTACGGGCTGCTCGTCCAGCTCTACTCCCTCCTCTCGCACCGCTCCTGGGGCATGGGCGACCTCGGCGACCTGGCCGAGCTGAGCGCCTGGGCCGGGCGGACCCTGGGCGCCGGATTCGTCCAGGTCAACCCGCTGCACGCGGCCGTGCCCGGCCCGCCCGCGGACCCCTCCCCCTACCGGCCCTCCTCGCGCCGCTTCCCCGACCCCGTGCACCTGCGGGTGGAGGACATCCCCGAGTTCGCGTACGTCGAGGACCGCGAACGCGTGCGGACGCTGCTGGAGCGGGCCGCGCGGCTGCGCGCCGCCGTCCTCGGCGAGGGCGCGCTCATCGACCGGGACGCGGTGTGGGAGCTGAAGCGGGCGGCGCTCGAAGAGGTGCACGGAGTTCCGCTGGGCCCCGGCCGCCGCGCCGCCTACGCCGCCTTCCTCGCCGAGCAGGGCCAGGCGCTGGAGGACCACGCCACCTGGTACGCCCTGGCCGAGGTGCACGGCGCGGACTGGAGCCGCTGGCCCGAGGGACTGCGGGACCCGCGCTCGGCCGAGACCGCCCGGGCCCGCGCCGAGCTGACCGACCGCGTGGACTTCCACCGCCGCCTCGCCTGGCTCACCGACTCCCAGCTCACCGCCGCCCAGCGCACGGCACGCGAGGCGGGCATGCCGATCGGCGTCGTCCACGACCTCGCGGTGGGCGTCCATCCCGGCGGAGCCGACGCCTGGGCGCAGCAGGACCACTTGGCGGCCGGCATGTCCGTCGGCGCCCCGCCGGACGCCTTCAACGCCCGCGGCCAGGACTGGGGCCTGCCGCCCTGGCGCCCCGACCGCCTGGCCGCCTCCGGCTACGCGCCCTTCCGCCGCCTGCTGCGCGCCCTGTTCCGCTACGCCGGCGCCCTGCGGATCGACCACGTCATGGGCCTGTTCCGGCTGTGGTGGGTCCCGCAGGGCCGCCCGCCCACGGAGGGCACGTACGTCCGCTACGACGCCGAGGCCATGCTCGCCATCCTGGTGCTGGAGGCCTCGCGGGCGGGCTCGGTGGTGATCGGCGAGGACCTCGGGACGGTGGAGCCCGGGGTGCGCGAGACGCTGGACCGGCGCGGGGTGCTCGGCACGTCGGTGCTGTGGTTCGAGAGGGACTGGGACGGCGACGGCCGCCCGCTGCCCCCCGAACGCTGGCGCGCCGACTGCCTGGCCACCGCCACCACCCACGACCTGCCGCCCACCGCCGCCCGCCTCACCGGCGAGCACGTCGAACTCCGCCACCGCCTCGGCCTGCTCACCCGCCCCCTGTCCGAGGAGCGCGCGGAGGCCGCCGCGGACACGAGCGAGTGGCTCGCCCTGCTGACGGAGCTGAGCCTGCTGCACGGCACCGGCGACGCCCCCGGCGCGTCCACCGAGGAGGACCGGATCCAGGCCGTCCACCGTTTCCTGCTGCGCACACCGGCCCGCATGATCGGCCTCTGGCTGCCGGACACCGTCGGCGACCGCCGCCCGCAGAACCTCCCCGGCACCTGGGACCAGTACCCGAACTGGCGCCTGCCCGTCGCCGACGCCGAGGGCCGCCCGGTCGCACTGGAGGAACTCGCCGCATCGCCCCGGCTGCACGCACTGACGCAGGTCCTGCGGGACGGGCTGAGCACGGGGGCGTGA
- a CDS encoding acyltransferase, producing the protein MDGLRGLAALYVVLFHCWLYTFPGYPHSSAPVWLDELMFGRLAVVFFLVLSGFSLAISPARHGWRSDGVARFLRRRAWRILPPYWAALAMSLIISRFVVPASHHGTPGGASILVYGLVAQDVFTVPTPNGAFWSIGVETELYLLFPLLLLVRRRFSAAVLVACVTLPVIARGMTAAGASPVEGDNRLTPHLAPVFVAGIAGAGVVVARDGVRRLPWGWFALLAAVPVLALAVVQGHVWTLNHYFWVDLAIAPAMTMLLAAVATGRPAILIRFLTTRPVRSLGDFSYSLYLIHLPIVMAVIRRAAPRFVSPGLPTFWFALGLALPVSVLGAWLFSQIFEMPFKRNRSWKSVIATVPLPPGPVRVRETVNGSTRDDLTRTDAGGCS; encoded by the coding sequence CTGGACGGTCTCCGCGGCCTGGCGGCACTCTATGTGGTCCTGTTCCACTGCTGGTTGTACACCTTCCCGGGCTACCCCCACAGTTCGGCGCCTGTGTGGCTGGACGAGCTGATGTTCGGGCGCCTGGCCGTCGTCTTCTTTCTGGTGCTGTCCGGCTTCTCCCTGGCGATCTCCCCGGCGCGTCACGGCTGGCGGTCGGACGGCGTCGCCCGGTTCCTGCGGCGACGCGCCTGGCGCATCCTGCCTCCGTACTGGGCGGCGCTGGCCATGAGCCTGATCATTTCCCGGTTCGTGGTGCCGGCTTCCCACCACGGAACGCCTGGCGGCGCGTCGATTCTGGTGTACGGCCTCGTCGCCCAGGACGTTTTCACCGTCCCGACACCGAACGGCGCGTTCTGGTCGATCGGGGTGGAGACCGAGCTCTATCTCCTCTTTCCCCTTCTTCTGCTCGTCCGGCGGCGGTTCAGCGCGGCGGTTCTGGTCGCGTGCGTGACGCTTCCGGTGATCGCCCGTGGGATGACGGCGGCCGGCGCGTCTCCCGTGGAGGGCGACAACCGGCTCACTCCACATCTCGCTCCCGTGTTCGTCGCGGGCATTGCGGGCGCAGGAGTCGTCGTTGCGCGAGACGGAGTTCGACGCCTGCCGTGGGGTTGGTTCGCCCTTCTGGCCGCCGTGCCCGTTCTGGCCCTCGCCGTCGTCCAGGGTCATGTCTGGACGTTGAACCACTACTTCTGGGTGGATCTCGCCATCGCTCCCGCCATGACGATGCTGCTCGCCGCGGTTGCCACCGGCAGACCCGCCATCCTCATACGGTTCCTGACCACGCGGCCCGTGCGGAGCCTCGGTGACTTCTCCTACAGCCTCTACCTGATCCATCTGCCGATCGTCATGGCCGTCATTCGGCGAGCAGCCCCGCGTTTCGTGTCACCCGGCCTGCCCACATTCTGGTTCGCACTCGGCCTGGCCCTGCCGGTTTCGGTGCTCGGGGCTTGGCTGTTCTCCCAGATCTTCGAGATGCCCTTCAAGCGGAACAGATCGTGGAAATCCGTAATCGCGACTGTGCCGCTTCCCCCTGGACCGGTACGGGTGCGCGAGACCGTCAACGGCAGCACACGAGACGACCTGACAAGAACTGACGCCGGGGGCTGCTCCTGA
- a CDS encoding HNH endonuclease produces the protein MPHVLVLNASYEPLGVVPLRRALILVLENKAVCLEESGAFMHSATVTVPAPSVVRLKRFVRVPYRGPVPLTRRALFARDGGRCMYCGGVATSVDHVIPRSRGGKHVWDNVVASCRRCNHVKADRHLTEIGWRLRHKPAPPTGLAWRIIGTGHRDPRWLPYLQPYGADDALARIDGIPA, from the coding sequence GTGCCGCATGTCCTGGTCCTCAACGCGTCGTACGAACCACTCGGCGTCGTACCGCTCCGCCGTGCGCTCATCCTCGTCCTGGAGAACAAGGCAGTCTGCCTCGAGGAGTCCGGCGCCTTCATGCACAGCGCAACCGTCACCGTTCCCGCGCCCAGCGTGGTCCGGCTCAAGCGTTTCGTGCGGGTTCCCTATCGGGGGCCCGTTCCTCTGACCCGCAGGGCGCTCTTCGCACGCGACGGGGGCCGGTGCATGTACTGCGGTGGCGTCGCAACCAGCGTCGACCACGTCATTCCGCGCTCCCGCGGGGGCAAGCACGTCTGGGACAACGTGGTGGCCTCCTGCCGCCGCTGCAACCACGTCAAGGCCGACCGCCACCTCACCGAGATCGGCTGGCGACTGCGCCACAAACCGGCACCGCCCACCGGCCTGGCCTGGCGCATCATCGGCACCGGCCACAGGGACCCGCGCTGGCTGCCCTACTTGCAGCCGTACGGCGCGGACGACGCCTTGGCCCGGATCGACGGCATCCCCGCCTGA
- a CDS encoding mechanosensitive ion channel family protein: protein MSLPAVLLAAGPTPSPSPSGSTTVTVPTLQDAQQSANQAASWVEQNWSTWLAIGLRVLLILVIAGVLRVVVRRAITQLIDRMNRPADGTGTGGTTLGGLLVNAERRRQRAAAIGSVLRSVASFLILGTAALMVLGTFQINLAPLLASAGVAGVAIGFGARNLVTDFLSGVFMILEDQYGVGDTIDAGVASGEVIEVGLRVTKLRGDNGAIWYVRNGEVKRIGNLSQGWATAGVDVTVRANEDLDRLKATLDEVAEKMSKEEPWNELLWSPIEVLGLDSVLIDSMVVRVSARTMPGKSAAVERELRWRIKRAFDAADIRIVGGATAPLEEEAGDPVAAVAAPSVFANSESPQVEATTPITPQRPAPK, encoded by the coding sequence GTGTCCTTGCCCGCCGTCCTACTGGCCGCCGGTCCGACGCCGTCGCCGTCCCCGTCGGGGTCGACGACCGTGACGGTCCCCACGCTCCAGGACGCCCAGCAGAGCGCGAACCAGGCCGCGAGCTGGGTCGAGCAGAACTGGTCCACATGGCTGGCGATCGGTCTGCGCGTTCTGCTGATCCTGGTGATCGCGGGCGTGCTGAGAGTGGTGGTCCGCCGGGCGATCACCCAGCTCATCGACCGGATGAACCGCCCCGCCGACGGGACCGGCACCGGCGGCACGACGCTCGGCGGCCTGCTGGTCAACGCCGAGCGCCGCCGGCAGCGCGCGGCGGCGATCGGCTCGGTGCTGCGTTCGGTGGCGAGCTTCCTGATCCTGGGCACGGCCGCCCTGATGGTGCTGGGCACCTTCCAGATCAACCTCGCCCCGCTGCTCGCCTCGGCCGGTGTCGCCGGTGTGGCGATCGGTTTCGGCGCCCGCAACCTGGTCACGGACTTCCTGTCCGGCGTCTTCATGATCCTGGAGGACCAGTACGGCGTCGGCGACACGATCGACGCGGGCGTGGCCTCGGGCGAGGTGATCGAGGTCGGGCTGCGCGTGACCAAGCTGCGCGGCGACAACGGCGCGATCTGGTACGTCCGCAACGGCGAGGTCAAGCGGATCGGCAACCTCTCCCAGGGCTGGGCGACGGCCGGCGTCGACGTGACCGTGAGGGCGAACGAGGACCTGGACAGGCTGAAGGCCACCCTCGACGAGGTCGCCGAGAAGATGAGCAAGGAGGAGCCCTGGAACGAGCTCCTGTGGAGCCCGATCGAGGTGCTCGGTCTGGACAGCGTGCTGATCGACTCGATGGTGGTGCGCGTCTCCGCCCGGACCATGCCGGGCAAGTCGGCGGCCGTGGAGCGTGAGCTGCGCTGGCGCATCAAGCGCGCCTTCGACGCGGCCGACATCCGCATCGTGGGCGGCGCGACGGCCCCGCTGGAGGAGGAGGCAGGGGACCCGGTGGCCGCCGTCGCGGCACCCTCGGTGTTCGCCAACTCGGAGTCCCCCCAGGTGGAGGCGACCACTCCGATCACTCCGCAGCGACCGGCGCCGAAGTAG
- a CDS encoding ROK family transcriptional regulator, translated as MAGTAGTPGTPRVLRAMNDRAALDLLLEHGPLSRTRIGKLTGLSKPTASQLLARLEAAGLVLATGTSEGRPGPNAQLYAVNPAAAYAAGLDVSPARIRAAVADITGRTVGEYELPTPGRRPAQPVVRQVTDALDGAVKAAGLARDDLHRLVIGTPGAFDPNTGRLRYASHLPGWHSPALLDELAAALPMPVEYENDVNLVAVAEQRLGAARGHRDFVLLWNELGLGAALVLGGRLHRGWTGGAGEVGFLPVPGAPLVRQVTKANSGGYQELAGSQALPGLARRLGVTDLPTGPYAEAAAELVARAADHATGPYRQLLNTYATRLATGLASLVSVLDPELVVLSGASLTAGGEVLRALVQAELEELAASRPRLVVGDVREHPVLRGALESALATTRDEVFDTSR; from the coding sequence ATGGCAGGAACAGCCGGTACGCCGGGCACCCCGCGCGTCCTGCGCGCCATGAACGACCGGGCCGCCCTCGACCTCCTGCTGGAGCACGGGCCGCTGTCGCGCACCCGGATCGGCAAGCTCACCGGCCTGTCGAAGCCGACCGCCTCCCAGCTCCTGGCTCGCCTGGAGGCCGCCGGGCTCGTCCTGGCCACCGGCACCAGCGAGGGGCGCCCGGGACCCAACGCCCAGCTGTACGCGGTGAACCCGGCCGCCGCGTACGCCGCGGGGCTGGACGTCTCCCCCGCCCGCATCCGCGCCGCCGTCGCCGACATCACCGGCCGCACGGTGGGCGAGTACGAACTGCCGACGCCCGGCCGGCGCCCGGCGCAGCCCGTCGTACGGCAGGTCACCGACGCCCTCGACGGCGCCGTGAAGGCGGCGGGCCTGGCCCGCGACGACCTCCACCGGCTCGTCATCGGCACCCCCGGCGCCTTCGACCCCAACACCGGGCGGCTGCGCTACGCCTCGCACCTGCCCGGCTGGCACTCCCCCGCGCTGCTCGACGAACTCGCCGCCGCGCTGCCGATGCCGGTGGAGTACGAGAACGACGTCAACCTCGTCGCCGTCGCCGAGCAGCGGCTGGGCGCGGCACGGGGCCACCGGGACTTCGTCCTGCTGTGGAACGAGCTGGGCCTCGGCGCCGCCCTGGTCCTCGGCGGCCGACTGCACCGCGGCTGGACCGGCGGCGCCGGCGAGGTCGGCTTCCTGCCGGTGCCGGGCGCTCCCCTGGTCCGCCAGGTGACCAAGGCCAACAGCGGCGGCTACCAGGAGCTGGCCGGCTCGCAGGCGCTCCCGGGGCTGGCCCGCCGGCTCGGCGTCACTGACCTGCCCACGGGACCGTACGCAGAGGCCGCCGCCGAGCTCGTCGCCCGCGCCGCCGACCACGCCACCGGCCCGTACCGGCAGCTCCTGAACACGTACGCGACCCGGCTCGCCACCGGTCTGGCCTCCCTCGTCTCCGTCCTCGACCCCGAACTCGTCGTCCTGAGCGGCGCCTCGCTCACCGCCGGCGGCGAGGTGCTGCGCGCCCTCGTGCAGGCCGAGCTGGAGGAGCTGGCCGCCTCCCGGCCGCGCCTCGTGGTCGGCGACGTCCGCGAGCACCCCGTGCTGCGCGGCGCGCTGGAGAGCGCGCTCGCCACCACCCGCGACGAGGTCTTCGACACCTCGCGCTGA
- a CDS encoding ABC transporter substrate-binding protein: protein MPGMSRKAALALAASASMALLATACTGQSNAGASDDASKETTINFWHAWSAPNEVKAVKSLIDGFEKAHPTIHVDVVGNMTDDKINQALRTGGDKAPDVISSFTTNNVGKFCSSGALVDLNPFFKKADIDPAKTFPKPMNQYTQFDGDRCTVPLLGDAYGLYYNKTAFKKAGIAGPPKTWSEFEADARKLTIPQGDSYKQLGFMPDYHGWETTTEHYFAQFSPTYFDASGKSDLAKDPAFTAGFQLQKRLVDELGGYQKLEKYRATLGDEWGPKHPFHTGQVAMQLDGEWRLGMALAAKPNFDIGVAPLPVPDDQAGQYGKGYITGTIAGIAATSKKQNAAWEFVKYISTDTDAVVDFSDNLHNVPSTLAALKSPKLKYDPRFKTFLDIAQNPYSTTTPASINGGVYLATIQQFGYDYESGKVKDLTAGLEKTAQQIDTDIAQAK, encoded by the coding sequence ATGCCCGGAATGTCCCGGAAAGCGGCCCTCGCGCTGGCCGCCTCCGCCTCCATGGCGCTGCTCGCCACGGCCTGCACCGGCCAGTCGAACGCCGGCGCGTCCGACGACGCCTCGAAGGAGACGACGATCAACTTCTGGCACGCCTGGAGCGCGCCGAACGAGGTGAAGGCCGTCAAGTCGCTGATCGACGGCTTCGAGAAGGCGCATCCCACCATCCACGTCGACGTCGTCGGCAACATGACCGACGACAAGATCAACCAGGCGCTGCGCACCGGCGGCGACAAGGCGCCGGACGTGATCTCCTCGTTCACCACGAACAACGTGGGCAAGTTCTGCTCCTCGGGTGCGCTGGTCGATCTCAATCCCTTCTTCAAGAAGGCGGACATCGACCCGGCGAAGACCTTCCCGAAGCCGATGAACCAGTACACCCAGTTCGACGGCGACCGCTGCACGGTCCCGCTGCTGGGCGACGCGTACGGCCTCTACTACAACAAGACCGCGTTCAAGAAGGCGGGCATCGCCGGTCCGCCGAAGACCTGGTCCGAATTCGAGGCCGACGCCAGGAAGCTGACGATTCCTCAGGGCGACTCGTACAAGCAGCTCGGGTTCATGCCGGACTACCACGGCTGGGAGACGACCACCGAGCACTACTTCGCCCAGTTCTCGCCGACGTACTTCGACGCGAGCGGCAAGTCGGACCTCGCGAAGGACCCGGCGTTCACGGCCGGGTTCCAGCTGCAGAAGCGGCTCGTCGACGAACTCGGCGGTTACCAGAAGCTGGAGAAGTACCGCGCCACCCTCGGCGACGAATGGGGCCCCAAGCACCCCTTCCACACGGGTCAGGTCGCCATGCAGCTCGACGGCGAATGGCGCCTGGGCATGGCGCTGGCCGCCAAGCCGAACTTCGACATCGGCGTCGCCCCGCTGCCCGTGCCCGACGACCAGGCCGGCCAGTACGGCAAGGGCTACATCACCGGCACCATCGCCGGCATCGCCGCCACCAGCAAGAAGCAGAACGCGGCCTGGGAGTTCGTGAAGTACATCAGCACGGACACCGACGCGGTCGTGGACTTCTCCGACAACCTGCACAACGTGCCTTCCACGCTGGCCGCCCTGAAGTCGCCGAAGCTGAAGTACGACCCGCGCTTCAAGACGTTCCTGGACATCGCCCAGAACCCGTACTCGACGACCACGCCCGCGTCCATCAACGGCGGTGTCTACCTGGCGACGATCCAGCAGTTCGGCTACGACTACGAGAGCGGCAAGGTCAAGGATCTCACGGCGGGTCTGGAGAAGACCGCGCAGCAGATCGACACGGACATCGCGCAGGCGAAGTAG
- a CDS encoding sugar ABC transporter permease, with translation MSTITLASKRRRSGLAAKRGKRALRTVAFMSPWLIGFAVFFAYPLVSTVYFSFMHYDGFKPPAFSGAKNWTYVFKDYPYFWPAMRNTLWLVVVMVSLRVVFGLGVGLLITKIKTGTGVFRTLFYLPYLAPPVAATMSFAFLLNPGTGPVDSILEKVGIPAPGWFNDPNWSKPALTLLALWGIGDLMVIFMAALLDVPTEQYEAAELDGASAWQRFRYVTLPNISPIVMFAVVTGVIQAMQCYTQPLIAGKVASGVIQGAGTQFEPGYPERSTLTLPQLVYNLGFQRFDYGSACVVALVLFALSMVFTAFLMRRRGGLDLAGD, from the coding sequence ATGAGCACGATCACTCTTGCCTCGAAGCGCCGCAGGTCCGGCCTCGCGGCGAAGCGCGGAAAAAGGGCACTGCGCACGGTCGCCTTCATGTCGCCGTGGCTGATCGGATTCGCGGTGTTCTTCGCGTATCCGCTGGTCTCGACGGTCTACTTCTCCTTCATGCACTACGACGGCTTCAAACCGCCGGCGTTCAGCGGGGCGAAGAACTGGACGTACGTCTTCAAGGACTATCCGTACTTCTGGCCCGCGATGCGCAACACCCTGTGGCTGGTCGTGGTGATGGTGAGCCTGAGGGTCGTCTTCGGGCTCGGCGTCGGCCTGCTGATCACCAAGATCAAGACGGGCACGGGCGTCTTCCGCACCCTGTTCTACCTGCCCTACCTCGCTCCGCCGGTCGCCGCGACCATGTCGTTCGCCTTCCTGCTCAACCCCGGCACCGGCCCGGTCGACTCGATCCTGGAGAAGGTGGGCATCCCTGCGCCGGGCTGGTTCAACGACCCCAACTGGTCCAAGCCGGCCCTCACCCTGCTCGCCCTGTGGGGCATCGGCGACCTGATGGTCATCTTCATGGCCGCGCTGCTCGACGTGCCGACGGAGCAGTACGAGGCGGCCGAGTTGGACGGCGCCTCCGCGTGGCAGCGGTTCCGCTACGTCACCCTGCCGAACATCTCGCCCATCGTGATGTTCGCGGTCGTCACCGGGGTGATCCAGGCCATGCAGTGCTACACGCAACCGCTGATCGCCGGGAAGGTCGCCTCCGGCGTGATCCAGGGCGCCGGCACCCAGTTCGAGCCCGGCTACCCGGAGAGGTCCACGCTCACCCTGCCGCAGCTCGTCTACAACCTCGGCTTCCAGCGCTTCGACTACGGCTCCGCGTGTGTCGTCGCCCTCGTCCTCTTCGCCCTGTCGATGGTGTTCACCGCGTTCCTGATGCGGCGCCGGGGCGGTCTCGACCTGGCAGGTGACTGA
- a CDS encoding carbohydrate ABC transporter permease encodes MTQVLERPVRLKSPASPAERTARRRALLEWVAIHSLGVAAALFFTLPFVFVLLTSLMSDTQALSRDLIPHTWEWGNYRKVFDTPGFLTWWKNTLVYAGLGTVLSVASSIPVAYALAKFRFRGRNLSLMLVISMMMLPPQVIIIPMYLFWAKQLDLSGTLWPLIIPMAFGDAFSIFLLRQFLMTIPNEYLDAAKVDGCGDLRTLLKVVLPMARPGIAAVALFQFFYAWNDYFGPQIYASENPGAWTLSYGLESFKGAHHTDWNLTMAATVLVMAPVILVFFFAQKAFVEGVTLTGVKG; translated from the coding sequence ATGACCCAAGTACTGGAACGGCCGGTCCGGCTGAAGTCGCCGGCCTCCCCCGCCGAGCGCACGGCGCGTCGCAGGGCCCTGCTGGAGTGGGTCGCGATCCACTCCCTCGGTGTGGCGGCCGCCCTGTTCTTCACGCTCCCCTTCGTCTTCGTCCTCCTGACCTCGCTGATGAGCGACACCCAGGCGCTCAGCCGCGACCTGATCCCGCACACCTGGGAATGGGGCAACTACCGCAAGGTCTTCGACACGCCCGGCTTTCTGACCTGGTGGAAGAACACGCTGGTCTACGCCGGTCTGGGCACGGTCCTCTCGGTCGCGTCGTCGATCCCGGTGGCGTACGCGCTCGCCAAGTTCCGCTTCCGCGGCCGCAATCTCTCCCTGATGCTGGTCATCTCGATGATGATGTTGCCCCCGCAGGTGATCATCATCCCGATGTACCTGTTCTGGGCGAAGCAGCTGGACCTGTCGGGCACGCTGTGGCCGCTGATCATCCCGATGGCGTTCGGCGACGCGTTCTCCATCTTCCTGCTGCGGCAGTTCCTGATGACGATCCCGAACGAGTACCTGGACGCGGCGAAGGTGGACGGCTGCGGCGACCTGCGCACGCTGCTCAAGGTCGTCCTGCCCATGGCCAGGCCGGGCATCGCGGCCGTCGCCCTGTTCCAGTTCTTCTACGCCTGGAACGACTACTTCGGCCCCCAGATCTACGCCTCGGAGAACCCGGGCGCGTGGACCCTGAGTTACGGCCTGGAGTCCTTCAAGGGCGCCCACCACACCGACTGGAACCTCACCATGGCCGCCACCGTGCTCGTCATGGCCCCCGTGATCCTCGTGTTCTTCTTCGCCCAGAAGGCGTTCGTCGAGGGCGTCACCCTCACCGGAGTAAAGGGTTGA
- a CDS encoding 6-phospho-beta-glucosidase — MKLTVVGGGSTYTPELVDGFARLRDTLPVEELVLVDPAVDRMELVGGLARRIFARQGHGGRIVTTSDLDAGVEGADAVLLQLRVGGQAARQQDETWPLECGCVGQETTGAGGLAKALRTVPVVLDIAERVRRTNPRAWIIDFTNPVGIVTRALLEAGHRAVGLCNVAIGFQRKFAALLDVAPVDVHLDHVGLNHLTWETGVRVGGPEGEDVLPGLLAEHGDTIAADLRLPRALLDRLGVVPSYYLRYYYVHDEVVRELRTKPSRAAEVAAMERELLAMYGDRSLDEKPALLAKRGGAYYSEAAVDLAAALLGNQGSPYQVVNTANRGTLPFLPDDAVIEVQAAVGPTGPAPLPVPAVDPLCAGLMANVTAYEELALEACLRGGRDRVFRALLAHPLVGQYEYAETLTDQLIAHNREHLAWA, encoded by the coding sequence ATGAAACTCACCGTGGTCGGCGGCGGCTCGACCTACACCCCCGAACTCGTCGACGGCTTCGCGCGCCTCAGGGACACCCTCCCAGTCGAGGAACTGGTGCTCGTCGACCCCGCGGTGGACCGCATGGAGCTGGTCGGCGGCCTGGCCCGCCGGATCTTCGCCAGGCAGGGCCACGGCGGCCGTATCGTCACGACGTCCGACCTGGACGCCGGTGTCGAGGGCGCCGACGCCGTGCTGCTGCAGCTGCGCGTGGGCGGCCAGGCCGCCCGGCAGCAGGACGAGACATGGCCGCTGGAGTGCGGCTGCGTCGGCCAGGAGACCACCGGCGCGGGCGGTCTCGCCAAGGCGCTGCGCACGGTGCCGGTGGTGCTGGACATCGCCGAGCGGGTGCGCCGCACCAACCCGCGTGCGTGGATCATCGACTTCACCAACCCGGTCGGCATCGTCACCCGCGCCCTGCTGGAGGCCGGCCACCGGGCCGTCGGCCTGTGCAACGTGGCGATCGGCTTCCAGCGGAAGTTCGCGGCGCTGCTGGACGTCGCCCCCGTCGACGTCCACCTCGACCACGTGGGCCTCAACCACCTCACCTGGGAGACCGGCGTGCGTGTCGGCGGCCCCGAGGGCGAGGACGTACTTCCCGGACTCCTGGCGGAACACGGCGACACGATCGCCGCCGACCTCCGCCTGCCCAGAGCGCTGCTGGACCGCCTGGGCGTGGTCCCGTCGTACTACCTGCGGTACTACTACGTTCACGACGAGGTCGTACGGGAACTGCGCACCAAGCCGTCCCGGGCGGCCGAGGTGGCCGCCATGGAACGCGAGTTGCTGGCGATGTACGGGGATCGGAGCCTGGACGAGAAGCCGGCGCTGCTCGCGAAACGGGGCGGCGCCTACTACTCGGAGGCGGCGGTCGACCTTGCGGCGGCACTGCTCGGAAACCAGGGCAGCCCCTACCAGGTGGTGAACACCGCCAACCGGGGCACGCTGCCCTTCCTCCCGGACGACGCGGTGATCGAGGTGCAGGCGGCGGTGGGCCCGACCGGCCCGGCTCCCCTGCCCGTGCCTGCCGTGGACCCGCTCTGCGCGGGCCTGATGGCGAACGTGACGGCGTACGAGGAACTGGCGCTCGAGGCGTGCCTGCGCGGCGGCCGCGACCGGGTCTTCCGCGCCCTCCTCGCGCACCCCCTCGTCGGCCAGTACGAGTACGCCGAGACCCTCACCGACCAGCTGATCGCGCACAACCGGGAGCACCTGGCGTGGGCCTGA